A window from Centropristis striata isolate RG_2023a ecotype Rhode Island chromosome 4, C.striata_1.0, whole genome shotgun sequence encodes these proteins:
- the alp3 gene encoding alkaline phosphatase, tissue-nonspecific isozyme, translating into MEVTRAAILALSLLVAFGSSSAKVEEENPEFWRSQARKTLQSALDRKLNTNVAKNILFFLGDGMGITTYTAARILKGQLQNQTGEETVMTMDTFPNVGLAKTYSVDFQIADSAATATAYLCGVKTNLNTIGVNAAARNGVCKSQKGNEVTSILKWAKEAGKSVGIVTTTRVQHATPATSYAHSASRKWYSDADMPESAKQQGCTDIASQLITNTDIDVIIGGGRKYMTPRGTRDPEYPIDYSSRGKRKDGRNLIDEWKKMKIGKVANYVWNKKDFDAVDPETTDYLMALFEPGDLRYEADRDSNMDPSIVETTEKAIRILQKNPKGFFLLVEGGRIDQAHHDGRAYMALHEAVALDYAIAKGLELTKEHETLTIVMADHSHPFTFNGYPFRGQSILGQSPLWASDFLPYTTLMYGNGPGHKKINGSRPDIRDVDTKTKDYVQLAAVPTESATHSGEDVAVLARGPMAHLFQGVNEQNYIAHAMAYAACVGADLRHCQGETKPPVGHTTITNVENGAGVAYGSAALLSILLSALLTVTVLM; encoded by the exons ATGGAGGTGACAAGAGCTGCCATCTTGGCTCTCTCTCTGCTCGTGGCATTTGGATCATCTAGTGCCAAag TTGAGGAGGAGAACCCGGAGTTCTGGAGGTCACAGGCCCGGAAGACTTTGCAGTCAGCGTTGGACAGGAAGCTCAACACCAATGTGGCCAAGAACATCCTGTTTTTCCTCGGAGATG gTATGGGAATCACAACCTACACGGCTGCTCGTATCCTCAAGGGACAGCTGCAGAAccagacaggagaggagacagtgaTGACCATGGACACCTTCCCTAATGTGGGACTAGCTaag acctACAGCGTGGACTTCCAGATTGCAGACAGTGCAGCCACAGCCACAGCGTATCTGTGTGGAGTGAAGACAAACCTGAACACCATCGGAGTGAACGCAGCGGCTCGCAATGGGGTCTGCAAGTCTCAGAAGGGAAACGAGGTCACGTCCATCCTGAAGTGGGCCAAAGAAGCCG GGAAGTCTGTCGGCATTGTAACAACCACGCGGGTGCAACATGCCACCCCAGCGACCAGCTACGCCCACAGCGCCAGCAGGAAGTGGTACAGTGACGCTGACATGCCGGAGTCTGCCAAGCAGCAGGGCTGCACAGACATCGCCTCCCAGCTCatcacaaacacagacataGAT gTAATCATTGGTGGCGGTAGAAAGTACATGACCCCGAGGGGCACCAGGGACCCGGAGTACCCCATAGATTACTCCTCCAGGGGCAAGAGAAAAGATGGACGCAACCTCATCGATgagtggaaaaaaatgaaaattggaAAG GTAGCCAACTACGTGTGGAACAAGAAGGATTTCGATGCTGTGGACCCTGAAACCACAGACTACCTCATGG CTCTGTTTGAACCTGGTGATCTGCGCTATGAGGCCGATAGGGACTCAAACATGGACCCGTCGATTGTTGAGACGACAGAAAAAGCCATCCGCATCCTCCAGAAAAACCCGAAAGGCTTCTTCCTGCTAGTGGAGG GAGGCCGTATCGACCAGGCTCACCATGACGGTCGGGCGTACATGGCGCTGCATGAAGCGGTTGCTCTGGACTACGCCATCGCCAAGGGCCTTGAACTCACCAAAGAGCACGAAACTCTCACTATAGTGATGGCTGACCACTCCCACCCTTTTACCTTCAACGGATACCCATTTCGGGGgcagagcattctgg GTCAATCTCCTCTGTGGGCTTCAGACTTTCTGCCTTACACCACACTGATGTACGGCAACGGACCCGGACACAAAAAGATCAACGGCTCGCGTCCAGACATCCGCGATGTCGACACGA AAACTAAAGACTACGTCCAGCTGGCTGCCGTCCCCACAGAGTCGGCCACTCACAGCGGGGAGGATGTGGCGGTGCTCGCCCGTGGACCCATGGCTCACCTCTTCCAGGGCGTCAACGAGCAAAACTACATCGCCCACGCCATGGCCTATGCTGCCTGTGTGGGAGCCGACCTGAGGCACTGCCAGGGGGAAACTAAACCACCTGTGGGCCACACCACCATAACTAATGTTGAGAACGGAGCCGGTGTAGCTTATggctctgcagctctgctcaGTATCCTCCTCAGTGCTCTGCTAACAGTCACTGTGCTGATGTAA